In the genome of Ziziphus jujuba cultivar Dongzao chromosome 10, ASM3175591v1, the window CTCCTTCTTCATTCTCTTCCTCATCCATTTGTCTCCAACTAGCTCCCTATCTCTgcctttttctctgtttttttttatctgtttagGAATAATTTACAAACACTTGGTACTCGTCTTTTTCTCGACCTCAATTTGAACAGCAAAATAAATATCCATTATTATTACATATTGGTTTTTCTATCGGCAAACTTTTTGTCCTTCAAAAGTTGATCAACTTCAAAGTATTGgcacatatacacatatattatatagtagtCATGGTGCACCGGCTTTTACTTCACTCGGACCCCTACATGCCGCCGACCATGGCAAACGTTTCGAGCACCACCGACTCGAATTCCGGCGCAATGGATTTCGACGGCAACATGGTGATAGTACTAGCGGCCTTGCTATGCGCTTTGATGTGCGCTCTCGGGTTGAACTCGATCGTTCGGTGTGTTCTGAGGTGCGGCCACAGGTTTGGAATGGAGACACGAGAGCAGGCTACAGAGAGATTAGCCATTATGGGGCTCAAGAACAGTGTGTTGAGTCAGATTCCGGAGCTG includes:
- the LOC107411580 gene encoding RING-H2 finger protein ATL74-like, translating into MVHRLLLHSDPYMPPTMANVSSTTDSNSGAMDFDGNMVIVLAALLCALMCALGLNSIVRCVLRCGHRFGMETREQATERLAIMGLKNSVLSQIPELVYGEGVNIPATDCPICLGEFGEGEKVRILPKCSHGFHVKCIDTWLAWQSSCPLCRRPLLDHLAASGSSTLDGNR